In the Hevea brasiliensis isolate MT/VB/25A 57/8 chromosome 8, ASM3005281v1, whole genome shotgun sequence genome, GCATATCGTTTGCTATTTGTTTCTTTAGTATGAACCACTCCTCTCTCTCTTACCAGTTTGTAGGAAGTTACTTGCAATGATTGTTTGGGTATTGTGTAGTaaatttgcattgattattttctagATATCTTGTATCTGTGCTGAAAATGTAGGGTAACGTAAACTATTGTAAATTAAATCACTCGTGGATAAATGAAATAGTTGTGCATGATATTGCCAATTGTAAATGCTATGCCCTTTATGCACATCATTTTCTTGAATCCTGGAATTTGGTGGCCATAAATATATGCATGTTACATGTTTTTAGGGCCTGCAGACTACCTCAATATGTCAAACTTTATTCtgagaaatatttattttatccTTGGCAGATTCCAGGAAACACAGGTTGCATTGCCAGAACATGTGCAGCATCAGCTGTTGGACTACACTTAGTTGGGGTGAATATTGCCGACTGACAATTAGttccttttttttcctttaatttatTTATCAATAAGTTTGTATTAGCAGAAAGATAAATAATTTTCCTCTATCCTTGAACTTCATCGCTGTATTTGGTATTATTTTTTGCCTTTTGACTTGCATCTCTTCCTCTTTCAGCCCTTGGGATTCCAAGTTGACAATACAAAACTAAAGCGCGCTGGACTAGATTACTGGCCGTATCCTTGTATATCTTCTATATGAGATCCTTTCCATTGGATTTCCACTCACAGTTTTTTGTTCTGCTATAAATAGATACGTGCCTGGGTTTTAAAGAACATGCTGCTTAATATCATAATCAATGACGCAAAGACATtagtctttctttttttttaattaaatatttaaaagtttaagTGATAGCATATTCTGCTTCCTTCAATACATGGACAAAGAAAATACTGTTTTTCTTTTTCTGTTGTGGTTCGTGAAACCTTTTGTTTTTGAGATGCCTACCTCTAATGCTTTATACAAAACCCACATATTAGCCTGTTTACGACGTCTCCTCTAGCATTATTATGGTTCGTTATCTGATATTCAACTCCTATTACAATTATCGTTATATAGCTTATTGCCTGTCTTAAATTAACTGTTTTAGATATGTGGTTGTAAAAGTTCATGACTCCTGGGCTGAGTTTCGGGAATACTTCAGGCAACAGGTTATTCCTCAAAACTGATAATGGTATTTTAGAGCATGACTATCTTCCTTTGATTTAATATGCCTTATATCCTTCGATGCAGCAAGGTGAAAAGCGTTTGTTAGCATTTACTAAAAGAGGAACAACAACTCATTCAGTATGTTCGCCATCTTTTTTAATCACTTTCTGGCATTAGAGATTCCATCGTTATTAATTTGTTTGTTTTGGTACTTACCAATGAATCTCATTGCATCAAAATCTGTGATACTCCTAAATGATTTTATAGTTTACACTCTCTCGATATGGCAACCTAGCAAATTAACCAGCATACATTAAACATGCCACAACTCGTGTCTGATGGAACTTGCTGGAATTCTCCTATAGAAAAGGCGATTACCTCATTTTTGGCTCAGAAACGAGCGGCTTACCACCTGAAGCTTTACTGGACTGTAAAAGCGAAACCATTGGCGGTGGAACCATTCGGATTCCAATGGTTGAAACATATGTTAGATGTCTGAATCTCTCTGTGAGTGTTGGAATTGCTTTGTATGAAGCTTCAAGACAGCTAAACTATGAGCAGCTTAAATTCCCTTCCGAAACTTGGTTGAATAACGATCAATCATTTACTACTGAGGATATATTTGCTTGATTCTACTGTGTCATTATTTTCTTCCCAAATCTGTAATTGCAGGAAtagaaattttggattgagaatagaTGCATCATTTGTTATGCtgtaatttcaatttcaatttcaatttcaatccTTTGAAGAGATTATAAtacaattaattattatttaaaaaaaataaaggactTGCAGTTACAGAAGTTGACCATATCACGTGATAGGCTTTGAATGATGTTCTAATCAAGACAACACAG is a window encoding:
- the LOC110649417 gene encoding uncharacterized protein LOC110649417 yields the protein MESGCSLRTLNAISPLPFHFRSRTLLLRPFYLSQFRKRHFHSFLSFSQRFSPLCSVSERGNGNSLPSGVGEAVSEVPRNKLLQVVLVSPQIPGNTGCIARTCAASAVGLHLVGPLGFQVDNTKLKRAGLDYWPYVVVKVHDSWAEFREYFRQQQGEKRLLAFTKRGTTTHSEFSYRKGDYLIFGSETSGLPPEALLDCKSETIGGGTIRIPMVETYVRCLNLSVSVGIALYEASRQLNYEQLKFPSETWLNNDQSFTTEDIFA